From the Calliopsis andreniformis isolate RMS-2024a chromosome 4, iyCalAndr_principal, whole genome shotgun sequence genome, one window contains:
- the LOC143178227 gene encoding uncharacterized protein LOC143178227: protein MEISIAPRPSIGRRTMLAGRSAIFVRGRSSSGGQRRPALSVRGETAQPARRVLCPLGPAGKCPARPSTQPWTRASASRCNQCSSICAPRASVGFCVTLCLVLVNDPRIRGDRTPRGSKGRGRRLCTSIRDFDRWNCETCRYVSVYVDSGSKVLELELFRPFILIARQWRRKKRRPAEGVFFVNARTHVAGFRPRPFGKECPDRKLRRATMSR from the exons ATGGAAATATCAATAGCCCCGCGGCCGTCAATCGGTCGACGCACGATGCTCGCTGGCCGCTCGGCCATTTTCGTGCGCGGTCGGTCGAGCTCGGGCGGGCAGCGGCGTCCCGCGTTGTCAGTTCGAGGCGAGACGGCACAGCCAGCGCGTCGTGTGCTCTGTCCTCTCGGGCCAGCGGGAAAATGT CCCGCGCGTCCCTCGACGCAGCCGTGGACTCGCGCGAGTGCGTCGCGGTGCAACCAGTGCTCCAGTATTTGTGCCCCCCGTGCGTCTGTCGGTTTTTGTGTGACGTTGTGCCTAGTGCTTGTGAACGATCCGCGGATTCGAGGGGATAGAACGCCGCGTGGATCCAAGGGCCGAGGGAGGAGGTTATGTACCTCGATCCGAGATTTCGATCGTTGGAACTGCGAGACGTGTCGGTATGTCTCCGTGTACGTTGACTCGGGGTCGAAAGTCCTTGAGCTCGAACTTTTTCGGCCGTTTATCTTGATCGCGCGACAGTGGAGGAGAAAAAAGCGGCGGCCTGCTGAGGGGGTCTTCTTCGTAAACGCTCGGACGCACGTCGCGGGTTTTCGTCCACGACCCTTTGGTAAAGAG TGTCCCGATCGAAAGCTGCGCCGAGCGACGATGAGTCGGTGA